Proteins encoded by one window of Litoribacterium kuwaitense:
- a CDS encoding rhodanese-like domain-containing protein, translating to MEALIVIGLILLALISYSVISRLLQRRYLKTLSEEEFKEGYRKAQLIDVRESQEFEGGHILGARNIPLSQIKMRQKEIRKDKPVYLYCQSGTRSMRAAAMLKKLGCEDINHLQGGFKKWSGRIKKNK from the coding sequence TTGGAAGCTTTAATTGTTATTGGTCTTATTTTACTCGCGTTAATCAGCTACAGTGTGATTAGTCGCTTGTTACAACGACGGTACTTGAAAACTTTAAGCGAAGAAGAGTTTAAAGAAGGGTATCGTAAAGCGCAGCTTATTGACGTGCGAGAATCACAAGAATTTGAAGGTGGACATATTTTAGGTGCCCGCAATATTCCGCTTTCTCAAATTAAAATGCGACAAAAAGAGATTCGTAAAGATAAACCAGTGTATCTCTATTGTCAAAGTGGCACACGGTCAATGCGAGCAGCAGCCATGTTAAAAAAATTAGGTTGTGAAGATATTAATCATTTACAAGGCGGCTTTAAAAAATGGTCAGGCCGTATTAAAAAAAATAAATAA
- a CDS encoding patatin-like phospholipase family protein: MNVDGVFSGGGIKVIAMVGAIQEVEKQGISFVRTAGTSAGALLAALIAAGYRADELVPILDELNGTTLLEGEGQKSRGGVLRWFKLYFKMGLYKGDALEEWVATKLAQRGVETFQDLPEGALRVVVSDVSKGRMVVLPDDLEHYGIQLKAFPVARAVRMSCTLPFFFQPVQLYNGAGKKSLIVDGGVLSNFPMWLFKPQTTKPQRPVLGIRLTGDRPPQTQAPISNALQLYRHLFKTMQNAHDNRYISQHHIDDIMFLPVSKVQTTDFELSEVEKESLLELGREKAGQFLKTWA, encoded by the coding sequence ATGAATGTAGATGGAGTGTTTTCTGGCGGAGGAATAAAAGTGATTGCTATGGTTGGTGCCATCCAAGAGGTCGAAAAGCAAGGGATTTCTTTTGTTCGAACGGCAGGAACGAGTGCGGGAGCGTTGTTGGCGGCATTGATCGCAGCAGGGTATCGGGCGGATGAACTCGTTCCAATCCTCGATGAATTAAACGGCACTACGTTGTTAGAAGGAGAAGGGCAGAAAAGCCGTGGAGGGGTACTCCGCTGGTTTAAGCTTTACTTTAAAATGGGCTTGTACAAAGGAGATGCTTTAGAAGAGTGGGTCGCAACCAAGCTCGCCCAGCGGGGTGTTGAAACTTTTCAAGATTTGCCTGAGGGAGCATTGAGGGTTGTTGTCTCAGACGTTTCCAAAGGTCGCATGGTCGTTCTTCCAGATGACTTGGAGCATTACGGCATACAATTGAAAGCCTTTCCTGTGGCGCGTGCGGTGCGGATGAGTTGTACCCTTCCTTTCTTTTTCCAACCGGTACAATTATACAATGGTGCGGGAAAGAAAAGTCTCATTGTTGACGGAGGTGTATTAAGTAATTTCCCAATGTGGTTATTTAAGCCGCAAACGACGAAGCCTCAACGTCCAGTGTTAGGGATACGGTTAACAGGAGATCGCCCACCGCAGACACAAGCACCTATTTCAAACGCACTTCAATTGTACCGTCATCTATTTAAGACGATGCAAAATGCGCACGACAACCGCTACATTAGCCAGCACCACATTGATGATATTATGTTTCTGCCTGTTTCAAAAGTTCAAACGACCGATTTTGAACTTTCGGAGGTAGAAAAAGAATCCCTTCTTGAGCTTGGTCGTGAAAAAGCGGGACAATTTTTAAAGACATGGGCATAG
- a CDS encoding YqzE family protein, which translates to MSTNDFVKQVTAQFATWIDPENKPEVQSKHQKHPYSHRWFGLLPFSISMLRGRRSS; encoded by the coding sequence ATGAGCACCAATGATTTTGTAAAACAGGTCACCGCGCAGTTTGCCACATGGATCGATCCAGAAAACAAACCTGAGGTGCAGTCAAAGCATCAGAAACACCCATACAGCCATCGGTGGTTTGGGCTCTTGCCTTTCTCTATCTCTATGCTGCGGGGGCGACGGTCGTCATAA
- the gcvPA gene encoding aminomethyl-transferring glycine dehydrogenase subunit GcvPA, translating to MKHRYLPMTEADQAEMLTALGLEDAESLFASVPTHLRYQIRQSHLAESMSEADVLTYFQNKANENAHTNSYTSFLGAGVYDHYIPTIVDHVISRSEFYTAYTPYQPEMSQGELQAIFEFQTMIAELTGMDLANSSMYDGATAMAEAAQLAASHKRRRKVIVSETVHPESIEVLHTYSGGGNFDVVQVEKKQGVTDLSLLTEVVDNETACVIVQSPNFYGQLEDLEALSNAAKAAGALFVVSANPLSLGVLTPPGDFGADIVVGDVQPFGIPAQYGGPHCGFFAVKKTFMRKIPGRIVGETVDENGQRGYVLTLQTREQHIRRDKATSNICSNHALFALASSVAMSVLGKQGIQEMAEQNIRHAHYAKKAFKEAGVQVVYDGPFFNEFVIDTECLAADVVKKLMDKRILGGFDLGRTSDDEKSHLLVCVTESRKREEIDELVRLVKEVMTHGKTTTTTF from the coding sequence ATGAAGCATCGTTATTTGCCAATGACAGAAGCGGATCAAGCTGAAATGCTGACTGCACTTGGGTTGGAGGACGCAGAGTCGCTCTTTGCCAGCGTTCCAACGCATTTACGTTATCAAATTCGTCAAAGCCATTTGGCGGAAAGTATGTCTGAAGCCGATGTGCTTACGTATTTTCAAAATAAAGCAAATGAAAACGCTCATACGAACTCGTACACATCATTTCTTGGTGCAGGTGTATATGATCATTACATCCCAACGATCGTTGACCATGTTATCTCAAGATCGGAATTTTACACGGCTTATACGCCTTACCAGCCAGAAATGTCACAAGGAGAGCTGCAAGCCATTTTTGAATTTCAGACGATGATTGCCGAGCTGACAGGAATGGATCTTGCGAACTCGTCAATGTACGACGGCGCAACAGCGATGGCTGAAGCTGCGCAGCTTGCTGCAAGTCATAAAAGAAGGCGTAAAGTCATCGTCTCGGAAACTGTCCATCCAGAATCAATCGAAGTGTTGCATACGTATAGCGGTGGCGGCAATTTTGATGTTGTGCAAGTGGAAAAAAAGCAAGGTGTGACTGACTTAAGTCTCTTAACAGAAGTGGTTGATAACGAGACGGCGTGTGTCATCGTTCAGTCTCCGAACTTTTACGGACAGTTGGAAGATCTTGAAGCTTTATCCAATGCAGCAAAAGCAGCAGGAGCGTTATTTGTTGTAAGCGCCAATCCGCTCTCATTAGGTGTCTTGACGCCGCCAGGAGACTTTGGCGCTGACATTGTTGTTGGAGATGTTCAACCATTCGGTATTCCAGCGCAATACGGAGGGCCTCACTGTGGCTTCTTTGCAGTCAAAAAAACCTTTATGCGCAAAATTCCCGGGCGTATTGTTGGTGAAACTGTTGATGAAAACGGTCAGCGTGGCTACGTATTGACGTTACAAACGAGAGAGCAGCATATTCGTCGTGACAAGGCGACATCTAACATTTGTTCCAACCATGCACTATTTGCGTTGGCGTCTTCTGTAGCGATGAGCGTTCTAGGTAAGCAAGGTATTCAAGAAATGGCTGAGCAAAATATTCGTCATGCACATTATGCAAAAAAAGCGTTTAAGGAAGCAGGCGTTCAAGTCGTCTATGATGGACCATTCTTTAACGAGTTTGTGATTGATACTGAGTGTCTAGCTGCGGATGTCGTGAAGAAGCTCATGGATAAGCGTATTCTTGGGGGCTTTGACCTTGGAAGAACGTCAGATGATGAAAAAAGTCATCTGCTCGTATGTGTGACAGAAAGTCGAAAAAGAGAAGAGATTGACGAGCTCGTTCGTCTCGTTAAGGAGGTCATGACTCATGGAAAAACAACAACCACTACTTTTTGA
- a CDS encoding SA1362 family protein: MRRHKGLSVIIGLVFGLAAIGLASTLINNPGSLFMSLLIAAGLVVLLLWLMRRFLGVQGPKTMSQEDIRYKKAVQQSKRKYQTASRNNGRRDTKKPKAFKLNQKPSSSRKSARPTHLRVIEGKKRENMPKKTFVNSDLRGFFRENLLFCR; the protein is encoded by the coding sequence ATGCGCCGGCATAAAGGGTTGAGCGTCATTATTGGTTTGGTTTTTGGATTAGCAGCGATAGGTCTTGCATCCACTTTGATTAACAACCCAGGCTCATTGTTCATGTCCCTTTTAATCGCCGCAGGGCTCGTCGTACTTCTCTTATGGTTGATGCGCAGGTTTTTAGGCGTCCAGGGACCAAAAACAATGTCACAAGAAGATATTCGTTACAAAAAAGCGGTGCAACAATCTAAAAGAAAATATCAGACTGCTTCTCGGAACAACGGACGACGAGATACGAAAAAGCCAAAAGCGTTTAAGCTAAACCAAAAACCTTCTAGTTCACGAAAATCAGCACGACCTACCCATCTGCGCGTGATTGAAGGCAAGAAACGGGAAAACATGCCGAAAAAAACATTCGTTAATTCGGACTTAAGAGGATTCTTTCGCGAGAATCTTCTTTTTTGTCGATGA
- a CDS encoding DEAD/DEAH box helicase, translating to MTDIQFDSSFNDQFMKRYEADGHWDDWTLYQLHYEVEKKKRIQSFDQLLAPDHLPELEIFKHQRETAERVIQQMNGKAILADEVGLGKTIEAGLILKEYMIRGLVQKVLILAPASLVSQWEQELNTKFFIPAVSHRKTYVWEQCDVVISSLDTAKREPHRSIIYEQNYDMVIIDEAHRLKNHKTKNYEFVRHLKKKFCLLLTATPVQNKIDEVFHLVSLLKPGHLGPIEKRGKLGKSTKEQHDLKELIGRVMVRNRRQDTGLEWPDRVVHTENIDMSEEEHAIYQEISRLPETLERFRKHPFLLITLQREFCSSREAFFQTISQYAQDQTLTSGEVDVLQPLLNRMQELKIHAKAEHLLKLLQQTKEKAVVFTEYRATQVYLQWLCQQHGIRSVPFRGGFKRSKKDWMQQLFRDHADVLIATEAGGEGINLQFCHHVFNYDLPWNPMRVEQRIGRLHRLGQENDVHIYNLALRDTIETHIVSMLYEKIHLFENVIGRLDDILERVQMTEVDEYIEDIFTHSESTGEQKIKIDHLTSVLKNLGEEKAQ from the coding sequence ATGACAGATATTCAATTCGATTCATCATTTAATGATCAGTTTATGAAACGTTATGAAGCTGACGGCCACTGGGACGATTGGACGCTTTATCAGCTTCATTATGAAGTTGAGAAGAAAAAGCGCATCCAAAGCTTTGATCAGCTGCTTGCACCAGATCACTTGCCAGAGCTTGAAATTTTTAAGCATCAGCGTGAAACGGCTGAAAGAGTCATCCAGCAAATGAACGGCAAGGCCATTCTCGCGGACGAAGTTGGACTTGGAAAAACAATTGAAGCGGGGCTTATTTTAAAAGAATATATGATTCGCGGGCTCGTACAAAAAGTATTAATTCTAGCTCCGGCCTCACTTGTTTCACAATGGGAGCAAGAATTAAACACGAAGTTTTTCATTCCCGCTGTCTCCCATCGAAAAACGTACGTATGGGAGCAATGTGATGTTGTCATTTCTTCGCTAGATACAGCAAAACGCGAACCGCACCGCTCCATCATTTATGAACAAAATTACGACATGGTCATCATTGATGAAGCACATCGTTTAAAAAATCATAAAACGAAAAACTATGAATTTGTTAGGCATTTAAAGAAAAAATTCTGTCTCCTACTAACAGCAACGCCCGTGCAAAATAAAATCGATGAAGTGTTTCACCTCGTTTCTCTCTTAAAGCCAGGCCACCTCGGCCCAATCGAAAAACGAGGCAAGCTAGGGAAGAGTACGAAAGAACAGCATGACTTGAAAGAGCTCATCGGGCGAGTGATGGTACGGAACCGACGGCAGGACACAGGTCTGGAATGGCCGGATCGGGTTGTCCATACCGAGAATATTGACATGAGCGAAGAGGAGCATGCCATTTATCAAGAAATTTCGCGTCTGCCAGAAACGTTAGAGCGATTTAGAAAGCACCCTTTCTTACTGATTACGCTACAACGAGAATTTTGCAGTAGCCGTGAAGCTTTTTTTCAGACCATTTCTCAATACGCCCAAGATCAAACGTTAACTTCTGGAGAAGTGGACGTGCTGCAACCTCTTCTTAATCGGATGCAAGAACTAAAAATTCATGCAAAGGCAGAGCACCTTCTCAAATTGCTCCAGCAAACGAAGGAAAAGGCCGTCGTCTTTACCGAATATCGTGCGACCCAAGTTTATTTACAATGGTTGTGTCAACAACATGGGATTCGTTCAGTTCCTTTTCGCGGTGGCTTTAAACGAAGCAAAAAAGATTGGATGCAGCAGCTATTTCGCGATCACGCCGACGTCCTCATTGCGACAGAAGCTGGAGGTGAAGGGATTAATTTGCAGTTTTGCCACCACGTTTTCAACTATGACCTGCCGTGGAACCCAATGCGCGTTGAGCAACGTATCGGCCGTCTCCATCGTCTCGGTCAGGAAAACGATGTGCACATCTACAATCTAGCTTTAAGAGACACCATCGAGACACATATTGTCTCAATGCTGTATGAAAAAATTCATCTCTTTGAAAACGTCATCGGTCGGTTAGATGATATTTTGGAGCGAGTGCAAATGACCGAAGTGGATGAGTACATTGAGGATATTTTTACACACTCAGAATCAACTGGCGAACAGAAAATCAAAATTGATCATTTAACATCCGTTCTTAAAAATCTCGGAGAGGAGAAGGCGCAATGA
- the gcvT gene encoding glycine cleavage system aminomethyltransferase GcvT — protein sequence MGLKKTPLYDVALSEKAKMIDFSGWAMPVQFSGIIDEHTAVRTAAGIFDVSHMGEFEVSGPNSVDYLNRLVTGHVDQQKIGKAMYTFLCNPQGGIIDDLIIYRLSDELFWLVVNAANRPKDWAWLEQHLPVEGCSLRDVSDDTALIALQGPTSEQLLTEVAGTSVELVPFSFQSLSIVGYDVLVARTGYTGEDGFEMYIPSSGAEAVWTALQKAGAKPCGLGARDTLRLEAALPLYGQDLTEDITPLEAKLSFAVKWKERPFIGQEALAKQKEEGVPQKRVGLTMNGKRIARTGHDVYEQADDTEPIGVVTSGTKSPTLGKPIALAYVPATMMPGDTVVVDIRGAKETATIVKLPFYKRSKEDN from the coding sequence ATGGGTTTGAAAAAAACGCCACTGTATGATGTAGCGTTGTCTGAAAAAGCTAAAATGATTGATTTTTCCGGATGGGCGATGCCTGTTCAATTCTCAGGCATCATCGATGAACATACGGCTGTTCGTACTGCGGCAGGGATTTTTGACGTTTCCCATATGGGCGAATTTGAAGTGAGCGGTCCGAACAGTGTCGATTATTTAAATCGGCTGGTGACCGGTCATGTGGATCAGCAAAAAATCGGTAAAGCAATGTATACCTTTTTGTGTAATCCACAAGGGGGCATCATTGATGATCTTATCATTTATCGTTTAAGCGATGAATTGTTCTGGCTCGTCGTTAACGCAGCCAACCGGCCAAAAGACTGGGCTTGGCTTGAACAACATTTACCTGTAGAAGGCTGTTCTTTACGAGATGTTTCGGATGACACAGCGTTAATCGCTTTACAAGGGCCAACATCTGAGCAGTTATTGACTGAAGTGGCTGGGACATCTGTTGAACTTGTGCCATTTTCATTCCAATCACTTTCCATTGTTGGATACGATGTCCTTGTTGCCCGCACAGGCTACACTGGGGAAGACGGTTTTGAAATGTACATTCCTTCATCTGGTGCAGAGGCAGTTTGGACAGCATTACAAAAGGCTGGGGCTAAGCCATGTGGTCTAGGGGCGCGTGATACACTACGGTTGGAAGCTGCCTTACCATTATACGGTCAAGATCTGACTGAAGACATTACACCATTAGAGGCGAAGCTTAGCTTTGCTGTGAAATGGAAAGAACGTCCGTTTATTGGGCAGGAAGCACTTGCGAAGCAAAAAGAAGAAGGCGTACCCCAGAAGCGAGTCGGCTTAACGATGAATGGTAAACGAATCGCACGCACAGGACATGATGTCTACGAGCAGGCAGACGACACAGAACCAATTGGTGTAGTGACGAGCGGAACTAAATCACCGACATTAGGAAAGCCAATTGCGCTAGCGTATGTTCCTGCGACGATGATGCCGGGGGATACTGTCGTCGTCGACATTCGGGGCGCAAAAGAAACGGCGACCATTGTTAAGCTGCCTTTTTATAAACGTTCTAAGGAGGATAATTAA
- the comGC gene encoding competence type IV pilus major pilin ComGC — protein sequence MKSESGFTLVEMLIVLVIISILIVLTVANLSKNKEVAEAKECEALKNIIENQMKVYEIDQDAAVEDIQLLIEDGYIQTNTCRNGITYTIEGGEVVGDGST from the coding sequence ATGAAAAGTGAAAGCGGATTTACACTCGTGGAAATGTTGATTGTTCTCGTGATTATTTCTATTCTAATTGTGCTCACCGTAGCAAACCTGTCCAAAAATAAAGAGGTTGCTGAAGCGAAGGAATGTGAGGCGTTAAAAAATATTATTGAGAATCAAATGAAAGTATATGAAATTGATCAAGATGCAGCTGTTGAAGATATTCAATTGCTTATCGAGGATGGTTACATTCAAACAAATACGTGTCGGAATGGTATAACGTACACAATCGAAGGTGGGGAGGTCGTTGGTGATGGGTCTACTTAA
- the gcvPB gene encoding aminomethyl-transferring glycine dehydrogenase subunit GcvPB: MEKQQPLLFEMSREGRIAYSLPKSDVPELDENPIPDSHRRKKAPRLPEVSEGQIMRHYVHLSNRNFGVDTSFYPLGSCTMKYNPKTNETIARLPGIAHVHPYQPEDSVQGMLSMLYDMQSILSEITGMHSVSLQPAAGAHGEWAGLMMIKAFHQANGEQERDTVIVPDSAHGTNPASANVAGYNTVTVRSTDEGTVDLEHLKELVNDKTAALMLTNPNTLGIFETQIVEMAEIVHKAGGRLYYDGANLNAILGKVRPGDMGFDVVHLNLHKTFTGPHGGGGPGSGPIGVSKELEPFLPKPVLAKTTEGYRWEHERPQSIGRVRSYYGNIGIALRAYAYILSMGKDGMDEVSTQAVINANYLKHRLAEWFDVPYPSHCMHEFVVSGKSQKKLGVRVLDIGKRLLDYGYHPPTIYFPLNVDECMMIEPTETEAKETLDAFADALGQINEEIKTNPEIVQEAPHTTSVARLDETRAARQPVLTYSWPEDDQ; the protein is encoded by the coding sequence ATGGAAAAACAACAACCACTACTTTTTGAGATGTCGCGGGAAGGTCGGATTGCGTATTCATTGCCAAAAAGTGATGTACCTGAATTAGACGAAAATCCAATCCCAGACTCCCATCGCCGGAAAAAGGCACCACGTTTACCTGAGGTATCTGAAGGTCAAATTATGCGCCACTACGTTCATTTGTCCAATCGGAACTTTGGTGTCGACACGAGTTTTTATCCGCTCGGATCTTGTACGATGAAGTACAACCCGAAAACGAATGAAACGATTGCTCGCCTACCTGGGATTGCTCACGTACATCCGTATCAGCCTGAGGATTCAGTACAAGGCATGCTGTCTATGCTTTATGATATGCAGTCTATTTTATCGGAAATAACGGGCATGCATAGTGTGAGCCTGCAGCCAGCAGCAGGTGCTCACGGTGAGTGGGCTGGTTTAATGATGATTAAAGCATTCCATCAAGCCAATGGAGAACAAGAGCGAGATACAGTGATCGTGCCAGATTCTGCGCATGGTACGAACCCTGCATCGGCAAACGTAGCTGGTTACAATACAGTAACCGTTCGATCTACAGACGAAGGAACCGTTGACTTAGAACACCTGAAGGAACTTGTCAACGACAAAACGGCAGCACTGATGCTGACAAACCCGAATACATTAGGTATTTTTGAAACACAGATTGTCGAAATGGCGGAAATTGTTCATAAAGCAGGTGGAAGATTGTACTATGATGGTGCCAATTTGAATGCCATCTTAGGAAAAGTACGCCCTGGGGATATGGGCTTCGACGTTGTCCATTTAAACTTACACAAAACATTTACCGGCCCTCACGGAGGAGGCGGGCCAGGCTCTGGACCTATTGGTGTGTCAAAAGAACTCGAGCCGTTTCTGCCGAAGCCAGTGCTTGCGAAAACGACGGAAGGATACCGTTGGGAGCATGAGCGACCTCAGTCCATTGGACGCGTCCGTTCGTATTACGGCAATATTGGTATTGCGTTGCGTGCTTATGCGTATATATTGTCAATGGGGAAAGATGGCATGGATGAAGTGTCAACGCAAGCTGTCATTAATGCAAATTATTTAAAGCACCGATTGGCTGAATGGTTTGATGTTCCTTACCCAAGCCATTGCATGCATGAATTTGTCGTGTCAGGAAAGTCGCAAAAGAAGCTCGGCGTACGTGTGCTTGATATTGGTAAGCGATTGCTCGATTATGGTTATCATCCGCCAACAATTTATTTCCCTTTAAATGTGGATGAGTGTATGATGATTGAGCCGACGGAAACAGAAGCCAAGGAGACGCTTGATGCGTTTGCTGATGCTCTTGGTCAAATTAATGAAGAGATCAAAACAAATCCCGAAATTGTTCAAGAAGCACCACATACGACTTCTGTGGCCCGTCTTGATGAAACAAGAGCGGCACGTCAGCCAGTGCTCACTTATTCTTGGCCCGAAGATGATCAATAA
- the mntR gene encoding transcriptional regulator MntR, whose protein sequence is MTTPSMEDYIEQIYILINEKGYARVSDIAEVLEVHPSSVTKMVQRLDKDEYLVYEKYRGLVLTKKGKKIGKRLVFRHELLEDFMRVIGLDEKKIYNDVEGIEHHISWEAIDRIGDLVEYFEEDESRIQVLRAIQKKNEASAASEQEQES, encoded by the coding sequence ATGACGACGCCAAGTATGGAGGATTACATCGAACAAATTTACATATTAATTAACGAAAAGGGATATGCTCGAGTTTCAGATATTGCTGAAGTTCTTGAAGTCCATCCATCGTCTGTAACAAAAATGGTGCAACGCTTAGATAAAGATGAATATCTCGTCTATGAAAAATATCGAGGTCTCGTACTCACGAAAAAAGGTAAGAAGATTGGCAAGCGCCTCGTTTTTCGCCATGAACTTCTTGAAGATTTTATGCGCGTCATCGGTCTTGATGAGAAAAAAATCTATAATGATGTAGAAGGTATTGAACATCATATTAGTTGGGAAGCAATCGATCGTATTGGCGATCTTGTAGAATACTTTGAGGAAGATGAAAGCCGTATACAGGTGTTGCGGGCTATCCAGAAAAAGAATGAAGCGTCAGCAGCTTCTGAACAAGAGCAAGAATCGTAA
- a CDS encoding competence type IV pilus minor pilin ComGF, producing the protein MNIVSVSYGLLFASFVFIITGWLIASLELQPEAAMERQELYLFVRDLQREYQMSAKAEVQGDELHLTVNGERVTYEKYNDIYRRQVNGRGHDVVLQDVKNMSFQLLKGGLLVAIQFKSGQTVLETIPSMGQHDG; encoded by the coding sequence ATGAACATCGTCAGCGTTTCTTATGGCTTGCTGTTTGCCTCCTTTGTTTTCATTATTACTGGCTGGTTGATTGCGTCACTTGAGTTACAGCCTGAAGCTGCGATGGAAAGGCAGGAATTGTATCTGTTCGTTCGCGATCTGCAAAGAGAATATCAGATGTCTGCAAAAGCTGAAGTCCAGGGAGACGAGCTGCATCTAACAGTGAACGGTGAACGTGTGACCTACGAAAAATACAATGATATTTATCGTCGCCAAGTGAATGGACGAGGGCATGATGTCGTCTTACAAGATGTTAAAAATATGTCTTTTCAGTTGTTGAAAGGAGGACTACTCGTCGCTATCCAATTTAAAAGTGGTCAAACCGTTTTAGAAACAATTCCGTCAATGGGGCAGCACGATGGCTAA
- a CDS encoding shikimate kinase encodes MQPIFLTGFMGAGKTTVGQIIAEQLQAEFIDTDEEIEKQEKREIRTIFETEGEAYFRSVEAAVLRSVTKPATVLSTGGGIVLKEANRRWMLENGLWVFLECSLEEIERRLEDDLKRPLLKGNARERIQTLYKERLALYRQASWIVQADQGSPKEIASSVIDRIQNAV; translated from the coding sequence GTGCAGCCTATCTTTTTAACTGGTTTCATGGGAGCTGGGAAAACAACGGTTGGTCAGATTATCGCTGAACAGCTTCAGGCAGAATTTATTGATACAGACGAAGAAATTGAAAAGCAAGAGAAGCGAGAAATCCGTACGATCTTTGAAACAGAAGGAGAAGCGTATTTTCGTTCCGTAGAGGCTGCGGTGCTCCGCTCAGTTACAAAACCAGCAACTGTACTGTCTACTGGCGGTGGAATTGTATTAAAAGAAGCGAACCGTCGGTGGATGTTAGAGAATGGTTTATGGGTATTTTTAGAGTGCTCTCTTGAGGAGATTGAACGTCGTCTTGAAGATGATTTAAAGAGGCCGCTCTTAAAAGGAAATGCTAGAGAAAGAATTCAAACGCTCTATAAGGAGCGGCTAGCCTTATATCGGCAAGCATCTTGGATCGTACAAGCGGATCAAGGCTCGCCAAAGGAGATTGCTTCAAGTGTAATCGATCGTATACAAAACGCTGTATAA
- a CDS encoding YqhG family protein → MNAYEVQDIAQTIFRRSGADILSSPPGTLHIQLTEELDQALMNRPFYWQYVRSTGETPKPMQLHLKINPDAPGDGEVLHSGSPRFHQLLDQLRLRGRWTRLYEETRGIPGNQTGLHPWLNVNVKISYLCDRRKDIILSLGIHLLTGTVKDHFMDSLASRPLSPHLPELTFIMAPIIKPPSAFVRIKQMLMEAIDQGPDDWAKAAEARMQEDLELLDAFYAGEHELPESYEIEKKAIEEQYTPHIYVEVINAGIFYLLP, encoded by the coding sequence ATGAATGCATATGAAGTGCAAGACATTGCACAGACCATTTTTCGTCGCTCAGGAGCCGACATTCTTTCTTCGCCACCTGGTACACTGCACATTCAACTAACTGAAGAGCTTGACCAAGCGCTTATGAACCGGCCGTTTTACTGGCAATACGTTCGCAGTACAGGAGAAACGCCAAAGCCGATGCAGCTCCATTTAAAAATAAATCCAGACGCTCCTGGTGACGGTGAAGTTCTTCATTCTGGCTCACCCCGCTTTCATCAATTGCTGGATCAGCTCCGCCTGCGCGGTCGGTGGACACGCCTTTACGAGGAGACTCGAGGTATTCCTGGTAACCAAACGGGGCTGCACCCTTGGCTTAATGTGAATGTAAAAATATCGTACTTATGCGACCGACGAAAAGATATTATTTTGTCTCTTGGGATTCATTTGTTAACCGGTACAGTCAAAGATCATTTTATGGATTCTCTTGCCTCTCGTCCGCTTAGCCCCCATTTGCCTGAATTGACTTTTATCATGGCGCCAATTATTAAACCACCAAGCGCCTTCGTTCGCATAAAACAAATGCTTATGGAGGCCATAGATCAAGGCCCAGACGATTGGGCAAAAGCCGCTGAAGCACGTATGCAAGAGGATCTCGAGCTATTAGACGCTTTTTATGCGGGTGAACATGAGCTACCGGAAAGCTATGAGATTGAAAAAAAAGCCATCGAAGAGCAGTATACGCCTCATATTTATGTAGAAGTGATTAACGCAGGAATATTTTACCTTCTTCCTTGA